The nucleotide window CTTCGGAAAGACCGTCTTCGGCGCCGTCCACATCGTCATTGAGGATTAACGTGGCAGCTGGTGGCCCAACCGGTTCAGTCAGCATAGCGCCTTTAGCACTGACCCCGGAAGAGCGGGGATTCGATCACGCATAAAAAATTGGACATACCCCTCATAGCATCCTCAACTTTAAGTCCCAAATAATGGATTGTCAGCCATTAATCGCATTCTAGACGGGGCTGAGAAGACCTCTGTGCTCACTCACGATCTCGCAGTTCGGACAAAGAGTCCAGGGACTGGGTGGAGGCCGGCTTCTTGCCATAGAGCCAGGAGCCTACGCGAAACATATTCCAAAAGAAGGGAGCCCGGTCAAAACCAGGCCTGCaagtagaaaagaaaactagAAAGGAAGTTGTGCACGAGACGTATGGCGATCAATTAACCAAGAACCGAAGGGCCCCGAAGCAGACGTAGATGGAATGGGAAGATGATCGAATCTCCCATTCGATACGCACCAAGGACGTAGCAAGACTCCGGGACCATAAcccaagaaagagagagaggtgtGGGGGAGATGCAAGAGAATCAATAACAATAGTCCAAAGGCGAACAATTTGTACGAaagtagaaaaaaagagaggcGACTCCGACCCAAGGGCTAGGCCGGATGGCCTGGGGATTATAAGCAACGGGGACCAGAAACAATAATAGCGTCGAACCCACGGTCCACTTTGCGGCGGCGAGGCGGAGCAACTGACTGGATAATTGCCGGGAGTTGCTCACGAACAAGGCTCTCAAGAAATCACGAACCAGTGATTTAGCGCATCGGGAAGAGGGGATCGTATTTAAATGTCTCACgaatgggagggagggaggaaggaaatgtTGGACAGAATGGGAGCTGGGGTCATGTCCGGTATGTCCGGCAAGACTGGAGGGGAACTGAAGGGGAATAACAATAAAGCTTGACGTCGTCAGGTCGATTTGACCGACTGCGGACTAGTTAGTTCTAGTAGTGCCGCCCAGCCAAAGTTGAACCGACGCCATCGCCTGcgtctccgcctccgccgccgcgactctctctctcattccATTTACCTTGCTTGCCAAcaaccaacatcacccaccaccgccacttTCAATCTTCTGATCTGTCATCTCTCATTCCtcacctctcctcctcccctcctctctctttgaTTCCTTCATACGACCCCTCCTTTCACCTCCCTAAAGACACCTATCCCACTCCTACCCATCATGTCGAATCCCACCGCGACCCAGGACACCAAGGCCGAGCCTACCCAACAGCCACAGCAACAGAAGCCCCCCgtgctggaagaagacgacgagtTCGAGGACTTCCCCGTTGAAGGTTAGCCATGAAACAccacacacaaacacagaCCGCTGGTCTTCCCTGTCATGCAGAAGAGGGAGCTAGCTCCGCTTCCAGCCCAGACAGACAGCCGGCAAGATGAATCTTACGAATGACGGATTGCGCTGACCTCGGGGCTTTTTTCCACTACTTGCAGACTGGCCTCAGGAGGAAACCGAACAAGGATCTGCTGCCAACGGCGCAAGCGCTCACCTGTGGGAGGAGAGctgggatgatgacgatgcggCCGAGGACTTCTCCAAGCAACTGAAGTACGTTTTCCCTTTAAGCCAAGCCAAATCAACCCTCATCAGTCAATTCCCAATGGGCGCAATATCTCTACCCTCCCCATCAATTTCACAACCCATATAAAGCTCAGATGATGGACTACTAACATGGTTCTCTTTCTCGAATCTACAGAGAGGAACTGAAGAAGGTCGGGGCATCtaattaatagaattaatGTTAGATGACGGACGGGTTGTCGGTTTTAATTGAGATgaagacacacacacatacacacacacgcaaATTCCACGAAGCATTAATCAACTTGATTACACGTGCAGCTTTTTTACCCTCACGCGGCTCGTCATCGGTAGTGGATCGATGAAACAATTGTCGATAGAACTTATTTGAGTAAAAGAGAttcgtctgtctgtctgtctgctttGGCGGTGCCGGTCCAGTGGCTAAAGTGGCTAGCCATGATGCACGCTCGTGGG belongs to Aspergillus luchuensis IFO 4308 DNA, chromosome 3, nearly complete sequence and includes:
- a CDS encoding proteasome regulatory particle lid subunit SEM1 (COG:O;~EggNog:ENOG410PS8W;~InterPro:IPR007834;~PFAM:PF05160;~antiSMASH:Cluster_3.5;~go_component: GO:0008541 - proteasome regulatory particle, lid subcomplex [Evidence IEA];~go_process: GO:0006406 - mRNA export from nucleus [Evidence IEA];~go_process: GO:0043248 - proteasome assembly [Evidence IEA]); this encodes MSNPTATQDTKAEPTQQPQQQKPPVLEEDDEFEDFPVEDWPQEETEQGSAANGASAHLWEESWDDDDAAEDFSKQLKEELKKVGASN